A single Pseudomonadota bacterium DNA region contains:
- the tolQ gene encoding protein TolQ: MSADLSLIHLIGGASPLVQLVMVALILASLISWTFIFQKWSALKGAKNAANAFEDRFWSGGDLNQLYREIAGRNVTTGMENIFAAGFSEFSRLRKQTGGEPKSIVEGAQRSMRIALARETDRLEHHLSFLATVGSTSPYVGLLGTVWGIMNSFRALANVKQATLAQVAPGIAEALIATAMGLFAAIPAVIAYNRYSNDVERLLNRYDTFVEEFSTILQRQMHVS; the protein is encoded by the coding sequence GTGTCGGCTGACCTTTCATTGATCCACCTCATCGGCGGCGCGAGCCCTCTCGTGCAACTGGTGATGGTCGCACTGATACTGGCTTCGCTGATCTCGTGGACCTTCATCTTCCAGAAATGGAGCGCGCTGAAGGGCGCCAAGAACGCGGCCAACGCCTTCGAAGACCGATTCTGGTCGGGCGGCGATCTCAACCAGCTCTATCGCGAAATCGCCGGGCGCAACGTGACCACCGGCATGGAGAACATCTTCGCCGCCGGCTTCTCCGAATTCAGCCGTTTGCGCAAACAGACCGGGGGGGAACCGAAGAGTATCGTCGAGGGTGCGCAGCGCTCGATGCGCATCGCCCTGGCGCGTGAAACCGATCGCCTCGAACACCATCTGTCGTTTCTCGCCACCGTGGGCTCGACCAGTCCTTACGTGGGCCTGCTCGGCACCGTGTGGGGCATCATGAACTCGTTCCGCGCGCTGGCCAACGTCAAGCAGGCCACCCTGGCGCAGGTGGCACCGGGAATCGCCGAGGCGCTGATCGCCACAGCCATGGGGTTGTTCGCCGCGATTCCGGCGGTCATCGCCTACAACCGCTACTCCAACGATGTTGAACGTCTGTTGAATCGCTACGACACCTTTGTCGAGGAGTTTTCCACCATTCTGCAACGCCAGATGCACGTCTCCTGA
- the tolR gene encoding protein TolR translates to MARVRIRRRPMSDINVVPYIDVMLVLLVIFIITAPLLTQGVKVDLPQAASEPLSRQDIEPLVVTVDSAGSFFLNVGDGSGKAISADTLLARVAAVLRRRPETPVLVRGDRQVPYGQVIQAMALLQQAGAPSIGLMTEPPAQGRAR, encoded by the coding sequence ATGGCCCGAGTCCGCATCCGCCGCCGCCCCATGTCAGACATCAATGTCGTGCCGTACATCGATGTCATGTTGGTGTTGCTGGTGATCTTCATCATTACCGCCCCCCTGCTCACCCAGGGCGTCAAGGTCGACCTGCCGCAGGCAGCCTCCGAACCGCTTTCACGGCAGGACATCGAGCCCCTGGTCGTGACCGTGGATAGCGCGGGCAGTTTCTTCCTCAACGTCGGTGATGGCAGCGGCAAAGCCATTTCCGCTGACACGTTGCTGGCGCGCGTTGCCGCGGTGCTGCGCCGCAGGCCGGAGACGCCGGTTCTGGTGCGTGGCGACCGCCAGGTGCCCTACGGGCAGGTGATCCAGGCAATGGCGTTGTTGCAACAGGCCGGAGCACCGAGCATCGGCCTGATGACCGAGCCGCCCGCACAAGGCAGGGCGCGCTAG
- the tolA gene encoding cell envelope integrity protein TolA has translation MKASPGNRNPLAIALSVLVHIVVIGLVVVSFQWTPSISTPESQPIIQAVAVDEQKIEQEARKIEKAEAERKAAEDRRKREAEQAAKKLRDQRITEEKRLADLQKKRVEEEQQRREIERQRKVAERKHQEAERQRQEAETKRVAAQKAEQERLEKLRKEREVEEQRLAALEAKRKMEEEKRRKEEAERQRREEEEHIRQEQIAAENARLEQQRQLLANQTIAKYTDLMRQKVSRNWLRPAGSRNDLKCTVRVRLIPGGDVVGVQIITPSGDPVFDRSVETAVRRASPLPIPSDALVFDRMREIVFVFDPAKG, from the coding sequence ATGAAGGCATCACCCGGCAACAGGAACCCACTGGCGATTGCGCTCTCGGTGCTGGTGCACATCGTCGTCATAGGGCTTGTTGTCGTCAGTTTTCAGTGGACTCCATCTATCTCCACGCCCGAATCGCAGCCCATCATTCAGGCGGTGGCCGTGGATGAGCAGAAAATCGAACAGGAGGCCAGGAAGATCGAAAAAGCCGAGGCCGAGCGCAAAGCGGCCGAAGATCGGCGCAAGCGCGAGGCCGAACAGGCCGCGAAGAAACTGCGCGATCAGCGTATCACCGAAGAGAAACGACTGGCGGATCTGCAGAAGAAACGCGTGGAAGAGGAGCAACAACGCAGAGAGATCGAGCGTCAGCGTAAAGTGGCCGAACGGAAACACCAGGAGGCGGAGCGCCAACGCCAGGAGGCCGAAACCAAGCGCGTCGCTGCGCAGAAAGCGGAACAGGAGCGCCTGGAGAAACTGCGCAAGGAGCGCGAGGTCGAAGAACAGCGTTTGGCTGCACTGGAAGCAAAACGTAAAATGGAAGAAGAGAAGCGGCGCAAGGAAGAAGCGGAACGGCAGCGCCGTGAGGAAGAAGAACATATTCGACAAGAGCAGATCGCCGCCGAAAATGCGCGACTGGAGCAGCAACGCCAACTATTGGCCAATCAGACGATTGCCAAATACACAGACCTGATGCGCCAGAAAGTGTCGCGCAACTGGTTGCGCCCGGCGGGTTCGCGTAATGATTTGAAGTGCACTGTGCGGGTGCGGTTGATTCCCGGCGGAGATGTGGTAGGCGTGCAGATCATCACCCCCAGCGGCGATCCGGTATTTGATCGTTCAGTGGAGACCGCGGTGCGACGCGCATCACCGTTGCCGATTCCCAGCGACGCTCTCGTTTTTGACCGTATGCGCGAGATCGTTTTTGTGTTTGATCCAGCGAAAGGCTGA
- a CDS encoding Tol-Pal system beta propeller repeat protein TolB, giving the protein MRTIQRLLAVVMGLGIWFAAPAYATLTIEITQGTEGALPIAIVPFAWEGSTPPPEDVSGVIASDLRRSGRFAPLPDQDLISRPHEGAQVRFADWRALNVENLLVGRVKVMGPGMYVVQFQLFDVYKGVQMAGYSIPANKENLRRTAHHVADIVYETLTGQRGAFNTRIAYVVALPPGTDDAVRYQLQVADSDGYAPNTILRSPQPLMSPSWSPDGTRLAYVSFENKAPEIFVQDVNSGQRRSVSRFKGINGAPAWSPDGRRLAVTLSQKGNPDIYTLDIGSGQVQQLTHSFAIDTEPAWTPDGKHIAFTSDRGGKPQIYQIAVSGGKPQRLTFEGEYNARPAFSPDGKQLVFVNGQQNKYRVAIMELENKILRILTDGTLDESPSFAPNGSMLLYATRDRGRGLLAAVSVDGRVHQRLVPQAGDVREPAWSPFEQR; this is encoded by the coding sequence TTGCGAACTATACAACGATTGTTAGCAGTAGTGATGGGGTTGGGTATCTGGTTTGCAGCCCCGGCCTACGCCACCCTTACCATTGAGATAACCCAAGGCACGGAGGGAGCGCTGCCCATCGCCATTGTCCCCTTCGCCTGGGAAGGTTCCACGCCGCCACCTGAGGATGTCAGCGGTGTCATCGCCAGCGACCTGCGCCGCAGCGGCCGCTTCGCCCCACTGCCCGATCAGGACCTCATCTCGCGTCCCCACGAAGGCGCGCAGGTGCGCTTTGCCGACTGGCGCGCTCTGAATGTGGAAAACCTGTTGGTCGGGCGCGTGAAGGTGATGGGACCCGGCATGTATGTGGTGCAGTTCCAACTGTTCGACGTCTACAAGGGTGTGCAGATGGCGGGTTACAGCATCCCTGCCAACAAGGAGAACCTGCGCCGCACCGCACACCATGTCGCCGACATTGTCTACGAAACCCTGACCGGTCAGCGCGGTGCATTCAACACCCGCATCGCCTATGTCGTGGCGCTGCCACCCGGAACTGACGATGCTGTGCGCTACCAGCTGCAGGTCGCCGACTCCGACGGTTACGCGCCCAATACGATACTGCGTTCACCGCAACCGCTGATGTCGCCCTCCTGGTCACCGGACGGAACCCGGCTGGCCTATGTCTCCTTTGAAAACAAAGCACCGGAAATTTTCGTGCAGGATGTCAACTCCGGTCAGCGCCGCTCGGTAAGCCGTTTCAAGGGCATCAACGGTGCGCCCGCCTGGTCACCCGATGGCAGGCGCCTGGCGGTCACCCTGTCGCAGAAGGGCAATCCCGACATCTACACACTGGACATCGGTTCGGGCCAGGTGCAACAGTTGACCCACAGCTTCGCGATCGACACCGAGCCGGCGTGGACACCGGACGGCAAGCACATCGCTTTCACATCCGACCGCGGTGGCAAGCCGCAGATCTACCAGATCGCGGTCAGCGGCGGGAAGCCGCAGCGCCTGACCTTTGAGGGCGAATACAATGCCCGTCCGGCCTTCTCGCCCGATGGCAAACAACTGGTTTTCGTCAATGGCCAACAGAACAAGTATCGAGTCGCCATCATGGAGTTGGAAAACAAGATCCTGCGCATCCTGACGGACGGCACACTCGACGAATCTCCCAGCTTCGCGCCCAATGGCAGCATGTTGCTCTACGCCACCAGGGATCGCGGACGGGGACTGCTGGCGGCAGTCTCGGTCGATGGACGCGTCCATCAGCGGCTGGTACCTCAGGCGGGTGACGTGCGCGAACCCGCCTGGTCACCCTTCGAGCAACGTTAA
- the pal gene encoding peptidoglycan-associated lipoprotein Pal: protein MKPLIKALPYVLAALVLAGCGTTGGIQDEGQQPIVDDQSTLGGATGQDGAGAQTSGLQGPGGIDMQTLNDPASLLSKRVLYFDFDSSKINEEERAIVTAHAGFLANNPAARMTLEGHADERGTREYNIGLGERRALAVRQLLLFMGARDDQIQTISYGEEKPASLGHDESSWRLNRRVEILYEGL, encoded by the coding sequence ATGAAACCCCTTATTAAGGCTTTACCCTACGTGTTGGCCGCCCTGGTTTTGGCGGGCTGCGGAACCACTGGCGGAATCCAGGATGAAGGGCAGCAGCCCATTGTCGATGATCAGAGCACGCTGGGCGGCGCGACCGGTCAGGACGGCGCAGGCGCCCAAACCAGCGGATTGCAAGGTCCCGGCGGTATCGATATGCAGACGCTCAACGATCCGGCGAGCCTGCTTTCCAAACGTGTCCTCTACTTTGATTTCGACAGCAGCAAGATCAACGAAGAGGAGCGCGCGATCGTCACCGCCCACGCCGGATTCCTCGCCAACAATCCGGCGGCCAGGATGACCCTGGAGGGTCATGCCGACGAACGTGGCACGCGCGAGTACAACATCGGCCTCGGCGAACGGCGCGCTCTGGCGGTCCGCCAATTGCTGCTGTTCATGGGCGCACGCGATGACCAGATCCAGACCATCAGCTACGGCGAGGAAAAACCCGCTTCGCTGGGTCACGACGAGAGCTCGTGGCGCCTGAATCGTCGCGTCGAGATCCTCTACGAGGGCTTGTGA
- the ygbF gene encoding tol-pal system protein YbgF, with product MSMRFPSLLAMGLCLAAGTASAQTNIAPVIDASRPAATTTTPPRAAAPAGATASPLTPAGPAAIPPQNQALIEVLTRLQQLQEEVREMRGEMEVQSHAIENLNQRQRDLYLDVDRRLRRVETGGQITAPAVAPGAASPPVTTGAPAPTTAPGSSAPAATATDPAQEQAAYQLAFNLLKEGRYQRAIGQFQEFLAHYPGGTYADNAQYWLGEANYVTRNFTQAIDEFRKVLSGFPDSPKGADALLKIGYAQYELQQWQDARATLTEIGQRYPQSTAARLAENRLQRMKSEGR from the coding sequence ATGTCTATGAGATTCCCTTCCCTGCTGGCGATGGGACTCTGCCTGGCCGCAGGGACGGCCAGCGCGCAGACCAATATCGCTCCGGTCATCGACGCTTCGCGTCCGGCGGCGACCACCACCACTCCACCGCGTGCAGCCGCGCCCGCCGGTGCCACCGCGTCACCGTTGACTCCCGCCGGGCCGGCGGCGATCCCCCCGCAAAACCAGGCGCTGATCGAGGTGCTCACCCGTCTGCAGCAGTTGCAGGAAGAGGTGCGCGAGATGCGCGGCGAGATGGAGGTGCAATCCCACGCTATCGAGAACCTGAACCAGCGCCAGCGTGATCTCTATCTGGATGTCGACCGGCGTCTGCGCCGGGTCGAAACCGGTGGGCAGATCACCGCACCCGCCGTGGCTCCCGGCGCGGCCAGTCCGCCCGTCACCACCGGTGCCCCAGCGCCGACCACCGCGCCGGGGAGCAGTGCACCTGCCGCGACGGCCACCGATCCAGCCCAGGAGCAGGCTGCGTATCAGCTCGCCTTCAATCTCCTCAAAGAGGGTCGGTACCAGCGCGCGATCGGGCAGTTTCAGGAGTTTCTCGCGCACTATCCCGGCGGCACGTACGCCGATAACGCACAGTACTGGTTGGGTGAAGCCAATTACGTAACTCGTAACTTCACGCAGGCGATCGACGAATTCCGCAAGGTGCTTAGCGGTTTCCCGGACAGCCCCAAGGGCGCAGATGCCCTGTTGAAAATCGGATACGCTCAGTACGAACTGCAGCAGTGGCAGGATGCACGCGCCACCCTCACCGAGATCGGCCAGCGCTATCCGCAGTCCACTGCGGCACGCCTGGCAGAAAACCGTTTGCAGCGCATGAAAAGCGAAGGGCGTTAA
- a CDS encoding 7-carboxy-7-deazaguanine synthase QueE: MCSLRITEIFYSLQGEGLSAGEPTVFVRLTGCPLRCAYCDTSYAFQGGEWMTLADIRQRIAEFDCRQICVTGGEPLAQPNCQALLRQLCDAGYTVSLETSGALDVGAVDSRVIKVMDLKTPGSGEVGRNRLQNLEYLAPTDQLKFVLCDRTDYEWARRMVEQHGLAQRCTLLFSPAAGQLDPRALAEWVLEDHLSVRLQLQLHKLIWGDTPGH; encoded by the coding sequence GTGTGCAGCCTGCGCATCACCGAAATCTTTTACTCCCTGCAGGGAGAGGGGTTGAGCGCGGGTGAGCCGACGGTATTCGTGCGCCTGACCGGGTGTCCCTTGCGCTGCGCCTACTGCGACACCAGTTACGCATTTCAGGGCGGTGAGTGGATGACCCTTGCCGATATACGACAAAGAATTGCGGAGTTCGACTGCAGGCAGATCTGCGTGACAGGTGGCGAACCTCTGGCTCAGCCCAATTGCCAGGCGCTGCTACGGCAACTTTGCGATGCGGGATACACCGTATCGCTGGAGACCAGTGGAGCGCTCGATGTGGGTGCTGTCGATAGCCGGGTCATCAAGGTCATGGATCTGAAAACACCGGGATCCGGAGAAGTTGGGCGCAACCGCCTGCAGAATCTCGAGTATCTTGCGCCCACTGATCAGCTCAAATTCGTGCTTTGCGATCGAACGGATTACGAGTGGGCCAGACGGATGGTCGAACAGCACGGACTGGCGCAACGCTGCACTTTGCTTTTCAGCCCCGCCGCGGGCCAACTCGACCCGCGCGCGTTGGCGGAATGGGTACTGGAGGACCACTTGTCAGTACGCCTGCAGCTGCAGCTGCACAAGCTGATCTGGGGCGACACCCCCGGACACTGA
- the queC gene encoding 7-cyano-7-deazaguanine synthase QueC, producing the protein MKKAVVLLSGGLDSTTTLAVALEQGYDCYALSFDYGQRHAAELAAARRVAQALGVREHKILHLGLNAIGGSALTDTGIDVPTAPSEGIPVTYVPARNTVFLALALGWAEVLGAQDLFLGVNAVDYSGYPDCRPEFIDAFEQLANLATKAGVEGARFKVHTPLIDLTKAEIIKTGARLGVDYGLTLSCYAAADDELACGRCDSCRLRAAGFEAAGISDPTRYAER; encoded by the coding sequence ATGAAAAAAGCGGTGGTATTGCTGTCCGGCGGACTCGACTCCACGACCACGTTGGCGGTGGCACTGGAACAGGGTTACGACTGCTATGCCTTGAGTTTTGACTACGGACAGCGGCATGCGGCGGAATTGGCGGCTGCGCGCCGTGTAGCGCAAGCGTTAGGGGTACGCGAACACAAAATATTGCATTTGGGCCTCAATGCCATCGGCGGTTCAGCACTCACCGATACCGGCATTGACGTGCCCACCGCACCCAGTGAAGGCATCCCTGTCACCTACGTTCCGGCACGCAATACGGTTTTTCTCGCGCTCGCCCTCGGCTGGGCTGAGGTTCTCGGCGCACAGGACCTCTTCCTCGGCGTCAACGCGGTTGACTACTCCGGTTACCCTGACTGCCGGCCCGAGTTCATCGATGCCTTTGAACAATTGGCCAATCTGGCCACCAAAGCCGGCGTGGAGGGAGCGCGGTTCAAAGTGCACACACCGCTCATCGATCTCACCAAGGCCGAGATCATCAAAACGGGCGCGCGGCTGGGCGTGGACTACGGATTGACCTTGTCGTGTTATGCCGCCGCCGACGATGAGCTGGCCTGCGGCCGGTGCGACTCCTGTCGTTTACGAGCCGCCGGGTTCGAGGCCGCGGGCATCAGCGATCCAACACGTTACGCCGAACGCTGA
- a CDS encoding YeeE/YedE family protein → MEWNITHQVLASAWVLAFVLGVAVRKTGFCTLGAVSDWINIGHYGRLGAWGFAIAIAITGVLIMEMTGVVDMSTTLPPYRSSNFMWPRFILGGLMFGVGMTLSSGCGNMTSIRMGGGNIKSIVVFTVMGTWAYIMTKTDFYGLVFHSWIQPLSIDLARFGIESQEISVLLSGMLGIEASATLRWVLAGAVALALFVVILRSEHFRERFDFFLGGGAVGILVVVGWYITGGSIGAEWKEFADFMDQPPVGVAPQSLTFINPTGEWGYWYTQQVQLDPFEILPVQWHLISFGMMVISGVVFGSFAYSVVTKHFHFEWFRSWGDFVNHVIGGTLMGIGGVLSMGCSIGQGVTGVSTMALGSMIALAGIILGSVLTMKVEYYRLVYEEEANIWSALVSSLVDLRLLPKGMRKLEAV, encoded by the coding sequence GTGGAGTGGAATATTACCCATCAGGTTTTGGCCAGCGCGTGGGTGCTGGCCTTCGTACTCGGTGTTGCGGTTCGCAAAACCGGGTTTTGCACCTTGGGCGCGGTTTCTGATTGGATCAATATCGGTCACTACGGGCGCCTGGGCGCCTGGGGATTCGCCATCGCCATTGCCATAACCGGCGTCCTGATTATGGAGATGACCGGGGTGGTCGACATGAGTACCACGCTGCCTCCCTATCGCAGCTCCAATTTCATGTGGCCGCGGTTTATTCTGGGCGGCCTCATGTTTGGCGTCGGCATGACGCTGAGCAGTGGCTGCGGCAACATGACCTCCATTCGCATGGGTGGGGGCAACATTAAATCGATTGTGGTGTTCACGGTCATGGGCACCTGGGCGTACATCATGACCAAAACCGATTTCTACGGCCTCGTCTTCCACAGCTGGATCCAGCCGCTGAGTATCGATCTGGCCCGGTTCGGTATCGAGAGCCAGGAGATAAGCGTTTTACTGTCCGGGATGCTGGGAATCGAGGCGTCTGCCACACTGCGCTGGGTACTGGCGGGTGCAGTTGCATTGGCGCTATTTGTCGTCATCCTGCGCTCGGAGCACTTCCGCGAGCGCTTTGACTTCTTCCTGGGTGGTGGCGCCGTCGGCATTCTGGTGGTCGTGGGCTGGTACATCACGGGTGGCAGCATCGGTGCAGAGTGGAAGGAGTTCGCGGATTTCATGGATCAACCCCCGGTCGGCGTTGCGCCGCAGTCGCTGACCTTCATCAATCCGACCGGCGAATGGGGTTACTGGTATACCCAGCAGGTGCAGTTGGACCCCTTTGAAATACTCCCCGTCCAGTGGCACCTGATATCGTTCGGGATGATGGTCATTTCGGGTGTCGTGTTTGGATCGTTCGCCTACTCGGTGGTAACCAAACATTTTCACTTCGAGTGGTTCCGCTCCTGGGGTGATTTCGTCAACCATGTCATCGGAGGGACACTGATGGGCATCGGTGGTGTGCTGTCGATGGGCTGCTCGATCGGCCAGGGGGTGACTGGTGTCTCGACGATGGCGCTCGGTTCGATGATCGCACTGGCCGGCATCATCCTTGGCAGCGTGTTGACCATGAAAGTCGAGTACTACCGGCTGGTCTACGAAGAGGAGGCCAACATCTGGTCGGCACTGGTATCGAGTCTGGTGGATTTGCGTCTGTTACCCAAGGGGATGCGAAAACTCGAAGCGGTCTGA
- a CDS encoding DUF302 domain-containing protein: MGLIYIDTMGRPMMALRNVLAIVLAAAFWVTPAGAQNAANSGAAPAPQVPPTVPWMDFQWVANSAGQLPPAYANNPNANYAGMMFQWMNVMGNHFMGPAMDEATRFQVMDAMMRAADPRFMFGLTPTPGAEQQEKLDLVDLAKGEGTVPDRIPAIRVPGFPTQTLRNWKPNTVSESISTEAKRSMYQSMMLMSPLSMRDMISIMTDKLPVEEGVSFDDAVDSMKLRANEVNFKLVGHSPLWKDVRAITGDENTPRVEIFQFCDAVVARKILDYVPEFVIFIPCRIALLEDGEGKLWVMTMDWDINWLDYAQNPNSELDKELRADAQRIRNAMRYIMEGAATGDF; encoded by the coding sequence GTGGGGTTGATCTATATTGATACGATGGGGAGACCAATGATGGCGTTGAGGAATGTCCTCGCAATCGTTCTGGCAGCCGCATTCTGGGTGACGCCTGCTGGAGCGCAGAATGCTGCGAACTCCGGCGCTGCGCCGGCACCGCAAGTACCTCCAACCGTACCTTGGATGGATTTTCAGTGGGTGGCAAACTCGGCAGGCCAGTTACCTCCGGCATATGCCAACAACCCGAATGCCAACTATGCCGGGATGATGTTCCAGTGGATGAACGTCATGGGTAACCATTTTATGGGGCCTGCGATGGATGAGGCGACACGTTTCCAGGTCATGGATGCGATGATGCGCGCGGCCGATCCGCGGTTCATGTTCGGGCTGACGCCAACGCCTGGAGCTGAGCAGCAAGAGAAATTGGACCTGGTCGATCTGGCCAAAGGCGAGGGCACTGTTCCGGATCGCATCCCCGCCATCCGAGTACCGGGTTTCCCTACGCAAACCCTTCGAAACTGGAAGCCAAATACCGTTTCAGAGAGCATTTCCACCGAGGCGAAACGCAGCATGTACCAGAGCATGATGCTGATGAGCCCGCTCTCCATGCGCGACATGATCAGCATCATGACCGACAAACTTCCGGTGGAGGAAGGGGTCTCGTTCGACGATGCGGTCGATTCCATGAAGCTGCGTGCCAACGAGGTGAATTTCAAGCTCGTAGGCCATAGTCCCTTGTGGAAAGACGTGCGCGCCATCACTGGTGATGAAAACACACCGCGCGTCGAGATCTTTCAGTTCTGCGACGCTGTCGTCGCACGCAAGATACTCGACTACGTGCCGGAGTTCGTCATCTTCATACCCTGCCGCATCGCCCTGCTTGAAGATGGGGAGGGCAAGCTTTGGGTAATGACGATGGACTGGGACATCAACTGGTTGGACTATGCGCAGAATCCCAACAGTGAGCTCGACAAAGAGTTGAGGGCCGACGCGCAGCGCATCCGCAACGCCATGCGCTACATTATGGAAGGCGCGGCGACCGGCGACTTCTGA
- the soxZ gene encoding thiosulfate oxidation carrier complex protein SoxZ, with amino-acid sequence MAKDKIRVKLKDGVTEVKAILAHPMESGRRRDKTSGELIPEHFIKEIACLHNGNTVLTVHWGGGVSANPYMSFRFKGGNKGEAVTLKWTDSKGATGELSDTIS; translated from the coding sequence ATGGCGAAAGACAAGATTCGCGTGAAGTTGAAAGACGGCGTTACGGAAGTGAAGGCGATCCTCGCTCATCCTATGGAGAGTGGACGCCGTCGTGACAAAACGTCGGGCGAGCTGATTCCAGAGCATTTCATCAAGGAGATCGCCTGCCTGCACAACGGCAATACGGTGCTGACAGTCCACTGGGGTGGTGGCGTCTCTGCCAATCCCTATATGTCGTTCCGCTTCAAAGGGGGTAACAAGGGCGAAGCGGTAACGCTGAAATGGACGGATAGCAAGGGGGCCACGGGCGAGCTTTCGGACACGATCTCGTAA
- the soxY gene encoding thiosulfate oxidation carrier protein SoxY — MNKINEKRRLVVKGAMAASAMGVVASTGFLIPRIVWAAWPAEAFATDKFDVAKNAITGGVAPEASERVTVDAPDVAENGSQVPVEVTTDIENVEKIVVLVEKNPRPMVAEYVLGQGCEAYVSVRIKVAESCPVTALVYAGGKIYSAQKSVKVAIGGCG, encoded by the coding sequence GTGAACAAGATTAACGAAAAGCGCAGACTGGTAGTGAAAGGCGCGATGGCAGCCAGCGCGATGGGCGTTGTCGCAAGCACAGGATTCCTGATACCGCGTATCGTTTGGGCGGCCTGGCCTGCCGAGGCATTCGCGACCGACAAGTTTGATGTGGCGAAGAATGCAATCACTGGTGGTGTTGCTCCGGAAGCCAGTGAGCGGGTAACGGTAGACGCACCGGACGTTGCCGAGAACGGTTCGCAAGTGCCCGTCGAGGTCACCACAGACATTGAGAACGTCGAAAAGATCGTCGTGTTGGTCGAGAAGAATCCGCGGCCGATGGTGGCGGAGTACGTACTTGGCCAGGGTTGCGAGGCCTACGTCTCGGTACGAATCAAGGTCGCGGAAAGCTGCCCGGTGACCGCGCTGGTCTACGCGGGCGGCAAAATCTATTCGGCGCAGAAATCAGTCAAGGTGGCGATCGGCGGTTGCGGCTGA